Genomic window (Candidatus Manganitrophaceae bacterium):
GGAAATCATCCGATCGATCTCCTGCCGTCTGATCGTAAGCGGCGGAACGAACCGGAGGGTTTGATCGGATGTTTTATTCAGAAGGAGCCCCCGTGACATCGCTCTGTTGATGACCTCCGCCGCCGGGACCGTCAGATCGATTGCGACCATCAGTCCCATCCCGCGGACCTCTTTGATGACGGCGCTTTTCTGCTGAAGCTCCGAGAGCCGCTTCATCAGATACCCGCCCCGTTCACGAACCCCCTTGAGAAAAGGGGCCCGGGCCACCTGCTTCATCACCGCCACCCCGGCGGCACAGACGAGTGGATTGCCGCCGAAGGTCGACGCATGGCTTCCCGGGGTAAAGGACGCCGCGACCTCACCGGTCGCCAGCATCGCCCCGATCGGCACCCCGCCGCCGAGCCCCTTGGCCAGCGTCATGATGTCGGGGAGAATTCCTTCCTGTTCATAGGCGAAGAGCCGGCCGGTCCGTCCAATGCCGGTCTGGACCTCGTCGAGAATCAGGAGCAGCCGGTGGGCATCGCAAATCTCCCGCACCCGGGCGAGGTAGCCTTTCGGCGGAATTCGAACCCCTCCCTCCCCCTGAATCGGCTCCAGCAGGAGGGCGGCGGTGCGGGGGGTGATCGCCTTTTCGATCGCGCCCGGGTCGCCGTAGGGGACATGGAGAAAGCCGGGGAGAAGCGGCTCGAAGCCTTTTTGGTATTTCTCCTGGCCGGTGGCGGTGACGGTCGCCAGCGTCCGACCATGAAAGGAGCCGTGCGCCGCGATGATTTCAAATCGGCCCGGATCGCGTTTCTCCTTGGCATATTTCCGGGCGAGCTTGATCGCCGCCTCGTTTGCCTCCGCCCCGCTGTTGCAAAAGAAGACCTGCTCGGCAAAGGAGCCGGTGACTAAAAGCTTCGCCAGCTCGATCTGGGGAAGGTTGTAGTAAAGGTTGGAGACATGGAGAAGCGTCTCCGCCTGCTTCTGAAGCGTTTTGACGACCCGCGGATCGCAGTGACCGAGGACGTTCACCGCCACCCCGCTGACGAAATCGAGGTAGCGCTTTCCATCGACATCGACGACTGTCGCCCCATTCCCTCTTTTCAAAACCAGGGGAAACCGGGCGTAGTTCCCCATCAGGTATTTTTCTCCTTCTTTCATCCACGAGGGGGTCAATGCACGCTTCTTCACGGAAGCCTCCTTGCCGTACCCGTCCACACGATCGAACGGAAAATTTCTATATAACACAGTATTCCGCGCGGAAGCAATAAAATTGAGACGTTAGGCAGAATACCTTCCCGTTTTGGCCCTTGGATTTTTATTCGGTCGGTCGCATCAAAAGTCGATAAGGGCCCGTCCGGAAGGACCGCTGGGATGCGCGGCTTTCTTTGAAGAGATGCGCGGGATGGCGAGAGGGCAAGAGAGGGATAAACTTGGAAATTAATCTAGGCCGGGACCGATCGGGGCGGTGCAGGGGTCGATCCGACCACACGCCTTGACCGACTGCTGTGAGCTCCGTCGGAACAGCTCCTCCCAGATCGAGTCGGTCTCGTCTTTGAAGAGCCGTTCGGCCTCTCCGGGGAGGAGCCGCCAATCGCCCCGATCGATTTCATGTTCCAGTTGGCCCGGTCCCCACCCGGCATAACCGGAATAGATCCGGAAGCGGTCGTTCGGACGTCCTCGAGAAATCAGCCCGCTTAAGGTGTCGATGATCGGGGCGCTGTAGACGCGTTCGAAGATGGGAATCGACGATTCGGGCGGCGCATCGGTCCGAAAAAGGAAGATCATCACCTCGCGCTGGACCGGCCCGCCGATAAAGAGCCGCTCCGACCGGTTTTCAAACGCTTTGACGGTCGGGAAGGCGCGTGCCAGCGGTGTCGCGGTCGGCCGATTGATCACCACCCCGACGCTCCCTTGCGTTCCATGGGCGGTGATTAAGACAACCGTTTCGGCGAAATTCGGGTCGAGGAGGCGACGATCGGCGATGAGAAAGACCCCTTTCTCGACCTGTTTCCCGGGCCGGGCGGTCTGCGGGGGCGATCGATTTTCGATCGACGGCGCCGCTTCTCCCGTTCCATGAGAAACAAAAGGGGGTGCGGCGGTCAGGAAAAGCCAAGCGAGGATGAGGGCGGCCTGCCGCGGTTTGATCTCCATCGTCCTGTCCTTTAAGTCTATCGGATCGAGCGGATCGAGCGGTTACTCCGCCCCCTGTGCCGATGAAA
Coding sequences:
- a CDS encoding YqgE/AlgH family protein: MEIKPRQAALILAWLFLTAAPPFVSHGTGEAAPSIENRSPPQTARPGKQVEKGVFLIADRRLLDPNFAETVVLITAHGTQGSVGVVINRPTATPLARAFPTVKAFENRSERLFIGGPVQREVMIFLFRTDAPPESSIPIFERVYSAPIIDTLSGLISRGRPNDRFRIYSGYAGWGPGQLEHEIDRGDWRLLPGEAERLFKDETDSIWEELFRRSSQQSVKACGRIDPCTAPIGPGLD
- a CDS encoding acetylornithine transaminase gives rise to the protein MKEGEKYLMGNYARFPLVLKRGNGATVVDVDGKRYLDFVSGVAVNVLGHCDPRVVKTLQKQAETLLHVSNLYYNLPQIELAKLLVTGSFAEQVFFCNSGAEANEAAIKLARKYAKEKRDPGRFEIIAAHGSFHGRTLATVTATGQEKYQKGFEPLLPGFLHVPYGDPGAIEKAITPRTAALLLEPIQGEGGVRIPPKGYLARVREICDAHRLLLILDEVQTGIGRTGRLFAYEQEGILPDIMTLAKGLGGGVPIGAMLATGEVAASFTPGSHASTFGGNPLVCAAGVAVMKQVARAPFLKGVRERGGYLMKRLSELQQKSAVIKEVRGMGLMVAIDLTVPAAEVINRAMSRGLLLNKTSDQTLRFVPPLTIRRQEIDRMISILSDLLEEEK